In Pajaroellobacter abortibovis, the following are encoded in one genomic region:
- a CDS encoding mechanosensitive ion channel family protein, which produces MIKLKQSLRLLGLLSVLFLGLMCSPKNTLTPSLTNNTNNAIALSESRAAGEEEEKVAPDSPRASIAAFFSLTRRYQFIEAARYLDLPRSLPANKKIQLTQRLDAVLRRHLWIDLETVSPLSSGDPHDQLPPGYDELGKIPSSERYLDPIRLIKKWDPEGQSRWVFTRSTVEHIDEWYDSLSDRWIREHLPLPLLRIGPYDILWWQWISFPLIVLASWIVSSLLDHLTRSFISHLILKRTFLKQTNLFPMLAGPLRLAWGTALCSLSVPWLALHKAADHWTRGFLQAIFLFTLFWALIRIVDLFLSLATQSPWAKLNPPATSLLPLFGRFIKVALFILAIGESVSTLGYPVVSILAGLGIGGITIALAAKNTVENLFGTLALGIDQPFRIGDVITTETITGTVEVLGLRSTRIRTFDRTIVSFPNSKIADMRIENLTARDRFRLANMLTLVHTTTPKQLEQIVQNVRTLFQNHPHLADDKPFVFLKEINKYGIDIEVAAWFQVANYATFQHVRHDVLLQILSIIGETGSQLTAPLIQTSLPL; this is translated from the coding sequence ATGATCAAGCTAAAGCAATCTCTTCGTCTACTAGGCCTGTTGAGCGTGCTCTTTTTGGGGTTGATGTGCTCTCCAAAGAATACTCTGACCCCCTCTCTTACTAACAATACTAACAATGCTATTGCTCTTTCTGAGTCACGCGCAGCAGGAGAAGAAGAAGAAAAGGTAGCTCCAGATTCCCCTCGCGCTTCCATCGCGGCGTTTTTCTCCCTGACGCGACGATATCAATTCATCGAGGCGGCAAGATATCTCGATCTTCCCCGGTCACTCCCCGCTAACAAAAAGATACAGCTCACGCAGCGACTCGATGCTGTTCTCCGACGCCACCTCTGGATTGATCTGGAGACGGTTTCCCCTCTTTCTTCAGGGGATCCGCATGATCAACTCCCCCCTGGCTACGATGAGCTGGGAAAGATTCCGTCTTCAGAAAGGTACCTCGATCCGATTCGACTGATCAAAAAATGGGATCCCGAAGGGCAAAGCCGTTGGGTGTTCACGCGAAGTACGGTTGAACACATTGACGAGTGGTATGACTCCCTCAGCGACCGCTGGATTCGAGAACATCTACCCCTCCCCTTACTGCGTATAGGACCTTACGATATTTTATGGTGGCAATGGATCTCCTTTCCTTTGATCGTCCTAGCCTCTTGGATAGTAAGCTCTCTCTTAGACCACCTGACACGGTCCTTTATCTCCCATCTGATCCTCAAAAGAACTTTCCTCAAGCAGACCAATCTCTTCCCAATGCTCGCTGGACCTCTGCGACTCGCCTGGGGGACAGCCCTGTGCAGTCTCTCCGTCCCCTGGCTTGCTCTCCATAAGGCAGCTGATCACTGGACACGCGGGTTTCTCCAGGCTATCTTTCTGTTTACCCTCTTCTGGGCCCTTATACGGATAGTCGACCTATTCCTATCCCTTGCCACCCAATCCCCTTGGGCCAAGCTGAACCCCCCTGCCACCAGTCTCCTTCCCCTTTTCGGCAGATTCATCAAAGTCGCCCTGTTCATCCTGGCCATTGGTGAATCGGTATCCACGTTAGGATATCCCGTCGTTAGCATTCTGGCAGGTCTCGGAATCGGAGGCATCACCATCGCCCTCGCTGCAAAAAATACAGTCGAGAATCTCTTTGGAACACTTGCCCTAGGGATCGATCAGCCTTTCCGGATCGGAGACGTCATTACGACAGAAACCATTACGGGAACGGTCGAAGTGCTAGGCTTGCGCTCCACACGGATCCGAACCTTTGACCGCACAATCGTCTCCTTCCCCAATTCCAAAATTGCTGATATGCGCATTGAGAACCTGACTGCGCGCGATCGGTTCCGTCTTGCAAATATGCTGACGCTGGTCCACACTACAACCCCTAAGCAACTCGAGCAGATCGTGCAAAACGTGCGCACCCTTTTCCAGAATCACCCCCACCTCGCAGACGACAAACCATTCGTTTTCCTCAAGGAAATCAATAAATATGGGATTGATATCGAAGTAGCAGCATGGTTTCAGGTAGCCAACTACGCAACCTTTCAACACGTACGCCATGACGTGCTTCTACAAATCCTCAGCATCATAGGAGAAACAGGCTCACAGCTCACAGCCCCCCTTATCCAGACATCCCTCCCTTTATGA
- the sthA gene encoding Si-specific NAD(P)(+) transhydrogenase — MTTSYDYDLIVLGAGPAGEKGAAQAAFYGKRVATVEMGKEPGGAAVHTGTLPSKTLRETALYLSGYRQSELYGLDVHVNPDLAVPKMLSRNDVVRGLEVERIRWNLDRHRIQLYHGFARFLDPHTIEITSKEAPPVHLTSHFFLIATGSEPYHPPFIPFDDRDVHDSDSILLLDRLPKTLMILGGGVIGCEYASMFAALHVDVTLIEPRPHLLSFLDLEMGERLRGALVSLGINLRMGKSAVKVERKEAGPVELTLASGETLEAEKLLGSLGRSGRTKELGLSAIGVETDSRSYIKVNEDFQTAIPTIYAAGDVIGFPSLASASMEQARVAICHAFGFTYKRQVSSLIPYGIYTIPEVSCIGISEQEAQKKNIPYVVGRAFYQDNARGKIIGDKEGMIKLLFHKESRKLIGCHCIGDRASELVHIGQTVIILGGSINTFIDMVFNYPTLSELFKYAAYDALSEFAKLEDAKNMLSNPYAAPFPNT, encoded by the coding sequence ATGACTACAAGCTATGATTACGATCTGATTGTCTTAGGTGCCGGTCCAGCAGGAGAAAAAGGTGCCGCACAAGCAGCTTTCTACGGAAAACGAGTAGCTACTGTCGAAATGGGCAAAGAGCCAGGCGGCGCTGCTGTACATACAGGCACACTCCCTTCGAAGACTTTACGCGAAACCGCTCTTTATCTTTCGGGTTACCGGCAGAGTGAACTGTATGGATTAGATGTACATGTCAATCCCGATCTGGCCGTCCCCAAAATGCTCTCCCGCAACGACGTCGTGCGAGGGCTAGAAGTGGAACGCATTCGATGGAACCTCGACCGCCACCGCATTCAATTATATCATGGTTTTGCACGGTTTTTAGATCCTCACACAATTGAAATTACATCAAAAGAAGCCCCGCCTGTCCATTTAACAAGCCATTTTTTCCTGATCGCTACTGGCTCTGAACCATATCATCCACCTTTCATCCCTTTTGATGATCGGGATGTTCACGACTCTGACTCCATCCTCTTGCTCGATCGCCTGCCCAAGACTTTGATGATCCTAGGGGGAGGGGTCATTGGATGCGAATACGCTTCCATGTTTGCTGCGCTTCACGTCGATGTCACACTGATCGAACCACGACCCCATCTCCTCTCTTTCCTCGATCTCGAAATGGGTGAAAGATTGCGCGGAGCACTCGTTTCGCTAGGTATCAATCTCCGGATGGGGAAATCCGCTGTCAAAGTCGAACGCAAAGAGGCCGGGCCTGTCGAATTGACACTCGCTTCCGGCGAAACCCTCGAAGCAGAAAAACTCCTCGGATCGCTTGGACGAAGCGGACGCACCAAAGAGTTAGGTCTTTCCGCGATCGGAGTCGAGACCGATTCGAGGAGCTACATCAAAGTCAATGAAGACTTCCAGACAGCTATTCCAACAATCTATGCAGCTGGTGATGTGATCGGTTTCCCTTCACTCGCGTCCGCTTCGATGGAACAGGCACGGGTGGCTATCTGCCATGCGTTTGGATTCACCTACAAACGCCAGGTATCTAGTTTAATTCCTTATGGAATCTACACTATCCCTGAAGTGAGTTGTATTGGGATCTCCGAACAAGAAGCCCAGAAAAAGAATATCCCCTATGTTGTTGGACGAGCGTTCTACCAAGACAATGCCCGCGGTAAAATCATTGGAGATAAGGAAGGGATGATCAAGCTTCTCTTTCACAAGGAGAGCCGCAAGTTAATTGGATGTCATTGCATTGGCGATCGCGCATCCGAGCTCGTTCATATTGGGCAGACCGTGATTATCCTCGGTGGAAGCATCAATACCTTCATCGATATGGTATTCAACTATCCAACTCTTTCCGAACTCTTTAAATACGCTGCCTACGATGCTCTCTCCGAATTTGCCAAATTGGAAGATGCAAAGAACATGCTCTCGAATCCGTATGCAGCTCCATTCCCCAATACCTAA
- a CDS encoding DUF362 domain-containing protein — MAVHANGNAMMGGRVIRLKETGIWTKFVRHLTEATAVFNIALIKDHSICGYTGYLKSMSHGTTINPHDFHAHQVSPQIALLCAQGVCLCITGGFKVMYHRGPLDKLPQYRVPHEVVFATTDPVRWTAWDGTSWKNSMKKEDLLLSEERAACPLISMQLTNWV, encoded by the coding sequence GTGGCAGTCCATGCAAATGGCAATGCCATGATGGGGGGTCGTGTGATCAGACTCAAAGAAACCGGGATTTGGACAAAGTTCGTGCGCCATTTGACGGAGGCGACTGCTGTTTTTAATATTGCTCTGATCAAAGATCATTCGATCTGTGGATATACAGGCTATTTAAAAAGCATGAGCCATGGCACTACCATCAATCCTCACGATTTTCATGCTCACCAGGTTTCTCCTCAAATTGCGCTTTTGTGTGCGCAGGGCGTTTGTTTGTGCATTACAGGTGGCTTCAAAGTGATGTATCACAGGGGTCCGCTCGATAAATTACCTCAATATCGAGTTCCCCATGAGGTGGTCTTTGCCACTACGGATCCAGTGCGATGGACCGCGTGGGATGGGACATCGTGGAAAAATTCCATGAAGAAAGAAGACTTGCTTCTCTCAGAAGAGAGAGCCGCATGCCCTCTTATATCTATGCAGCTTACGAATTGGGTTTAG
- the murA gene encoding UDP-N-acetylglucosamine 1-carboxyvinyltransferase, which translates to MDAIRIRGGNPLRGKIQISGAKNAALPILYASLLSDGASRLRNVPRLRDIHTTAALLTFLGRKVDVAGSEVYITEGSRVRPEAPYELVKQMRASFLALGPLVARFGRAKVSLPGGCAIGARPVDQHLKGLEAMGCTITLERGNVLVVGPHGGGRLYGTEFCFDLPTVTGTENLMMAAALAKGQTTLINCAREPEVEELGKVLNKMGAQVDGAGTDVIRIRGSDPAELLPFDHATMPDRIEAGTYMIAASVIHGSEVTLEGVEISMLDPIVSKLRAAGVEVEREASALAVRRSHPLHPVHIITAPYPGFPTDMQAQFLVLMCFAKGESVITETIFENRFTYVPELRRMGASISLHAQTAMVQGVDKLYGASVMATDLRASASLIIAGLCAEQETEVRRVYHLDRGYERIEEKLRGVGATIERVKGVDA; encoded by the coding sequence ATGGATGCCATTCGAATACGAGGGGGGAATCCCTTACGTGGAAAAATTCAGATCAGCGGTGCTAAGAACGCTGCCCTCCCTATCTTGTACGCGTCTCTTTTATCCGATGGAGCAAGTCGTTTGCGCAATGTGCCTCGCCTTCGAGATATCCACACAACTGCTGCCCTCCTCACGTTCTTGGGACGTAAAGTGGACGTGGCCGGCTCTGAGGTCTATATTACGGAAGGATCTCGAGTCCGGCCGGAAGCTCCTTATGAGCTCGTCAAACAAATGCGTGCTAGTTTTCTAGCGCTGGGTCCACTTGTGGCGCGGTTTGGTCGGGCCAAAGTTTCACTCCCTGGAGGCTGTGCGATCGGAGCACGTCCTGTTGATCAACACCTCAAGGGGCTTGAAGCGATGGGATGCACAATTACGCTGGAGCGTGGTAATGTGCTGGTTGTTGGTCCTCATGGAGGGGGTAGATTGTATGGGACGGAGTTTTGCTTCGACCTTCCTACAGTGACGGGAACCGAAAACTTGATGATGGCGGCTGCTCTTGCAAAGGGGCAGACTACACTGATCAACTGTGCCCGCGAGCCAGAAGTGGAGGAGCTTGGAAAGGTCCTCAATAAGATGGGGGCCCAAGTGGACGGAGCAGGGACTGATGTAATTCGGATCCGGGGTTCCGATCCTGCGGAGTTACTTCCCTTCGATCACGCCACAATGCCTGATCGGATCGAAGCAGGAACCTATATGATTGCAGCTTCCGTCATTCATGGAAGCGAGGTAACGTTGGAGGGAGTGGAGATCAGCATGCTAGACCCGATTGTGTCGAAGTTGCGCGCTGCAGGGGTAGAAGTGGAGCGTGAAGCCAGTGCGCTGGCTGTGCGTCGCTCCCATCCCCTTCATCCCGTTCATATTATTACAGCTCCGTATCCTGGCTTTCCTACGGACATGCAGGCCCAGTTTCTTGTGTTGATGTGTTTCGCCAAAGGGGAAAGCGTCATTACCGAGACCATTTTTGAGAATCGCTTTACCTATGTTCCCGAGTTGCGGAGAATGGGAGCGAGCATCTCGCTTCATGCACAGACAGCAATGGTACAAGGGGTCGATAAATTGTACGGCGCTAGCGTAATGGCTACCGACCTGCGCGCGAGCGCCTCTTTAATTATCGCTGGACTTTGCGCAGAGCAGGAGACTGAAGTCCGGCGAGTTTATCACCTCGATCGCGGTTATGAAAGGATCGAAGAAAAACTTCGAGGAGTAGGAGCTACTATTGAGCGGGTGAAAGGAGTGGATGCCTAA
- the glmU gene encoding bifunctional UDP-N-acetylglucosamine diphosphorylase/glucosamine-1-phosphate N-acetyltransferase GlmU yields MSDVRVRASFPWTAVILAAGRGKRMKSETPKVLHAIAGRPLIYFSVRAALDAGCEEVVVVVGHGKQAVADYLEKTFGDQVKTAVQQEQRGSGDAAWIGIQAMTHAAHHVVLWYGDAPLVSAAHLLDVVACSRGLAGGPTLAMATCLHPEPFGYGRVIRNTQGNVICIREEKDLTTDRERAIQEVNVGIYVAPSSFFRKTLPQLKTNNAQRELYLTDIVALGLSHGFKVVTAPIALEAMSGVNDRHDLAQVEQKMFERIANKWRLAGVSVQSGAWIEEPVVLNTDCMIAHGAVLRGNTTVGKRAKIEVGSVLFDTQIGDEVVVYPYSVLEHARVERGARIGPFARLRLGSVVEQEAQIGNFVETKNIRFGKGSKANHLAYLGDGIVGEDVNIGAGTIFCNYDGFSKHTTVIEKRAFIGSDSHLIAPVQVGEGAYVGTGTTVTKDVPPGALAISRVPQQNKEGCADRIHASRQSHINTSHENKQ; encoded by the coding sequence ATGAGTGATGTTCGAGTGAGGGCATCGTTCCCCTGGACTGCTGTGATTCTCGCTGCGGGCCGTGGAAAGCGTATGAAAAGTGAAACTCCCAAAGTCCTTCATGCGATTGCTGGACGTCCTCTTATTTATTTTTCGGTTCGTGCCGCATTGGATGCAGGCTGTGAAGAAGTTGTTGTGGTCGTTGGGCATGGGAAACAGGCGGTAGCAGATTATCTTGAGAAGACCTTTGGGGATCAGGTGAAAACGGCTGTTCAACAGGAGCAGCGGGGGAGTGGAGATGCAGCTTGGATTGGGATTCAAGCGATGACGCATGCTGCTCATCATGTGGTGTTATGGTACGGTGATGCACCGCTTGTCAGTGCAGCCCATCTCTTGGATGTAGTAGCATGTAGTAGAGGGCTTGCGGGGGGACCTACGCTTGCTATGGCCACCTGTCTCCATCCTGAACCGTTTGGGTATGGGCGCGTGATCCGAAATACGCAGGGGAATGTGATCTGTATACGAGAGGAAAAAGACCTCACTACGGATAGAGAGCGCGCAATTCAGGAAGTCAACGTGGGAATTTACGTTGCGCCTTCGTCTTTTTTTCGAAAAACGCTCCCTCAACTAAAGACCAACAATGCCCAACGAGAGCTGTATCTAACGGATATTGTGGCGCTTGGTCTTAGTCATGGCTTTAAAGTGGTCACTGCCCCTATTGCTCTTGAGGCGATGAGTGGTGTCAACGACCGCCATGACCTTGCGCAAGTGGAACAGAAAATGTTTGAGCGCATTGCTAACAAGTGGAGGCTTGCGGGTGTTTCTGTGCAGTCGGGCGCTTGGATCGAAGAACCTGTGGTGTTGAATACCGATTGCATGATTGCACATGGGGCTGTGTTGCGCGGCAACACAACTGTGGGAAAGCGAGCTAAAATAGAAGTCGGGTCTGTTCTCTTCGATACCCAAATTGGGGATGAAGTGGTTGTCTACCCTTACTCTGTGTTGGAACACGCTCGTGTGGAACGAGGGGCAAGGATTGGTCCTTTTGCTCGTCTTCGCTTGGGGAGTGTGGTGGAACAGGAAGCTCAGATCGGTAACTTTGTAGAGACGAAAAATATCCGTTTTGGGAAAGGCTCAAAAGCAAATCACCTGGCTTACTTAGGGGACGGTATCGTCGGGGAAGATGTGAATATTGGGGCAGGTACTATTTTTTGCAACTATGATGGCTTCTCCAAACACACTACCGTGATCGAGAAACGAGCGTTTATCGGGAGTGATTCCCATCTGATTGCTCCTGTTCAAGTTGGTGAGGGGGCTTATGTGGGGACAGGAACAACGGTGACGAAAGATGTCCCTCCCGGTGCGCTTGCGATCAGCCGTGTACCCCAACAAAATAAAGAGGGCTGTGCAGATCGAATCCACGCTTCACGCCAATCGCACATAAATACATCTCATGAAAATAAACAGTAG
- a CDS encoding lytic transglycosylase domain-containing protein, which produces MFFGCAVISGSAASEQAKGARGMEVRARVHESQNKGRKPLPVKKGGPPSSPGVLAVPFSSLAAPKKSFPPVPSHASKPDTKGKQGVAKEQQGVVRPVDTYVCREVASVPPSHEEEKFGVESPELRSLREAEREMFPPAAAPPGFPWPSEISIPQGAQWPRLESRGAPPFLDLKDSLWSSKAGKDRSWLRKLRVPSLPVQWDPRVIRYLEFYRYDPRGRTVFANLFQRAGRYRDLIQRALRRRNLPEDLMWLAMIESGFDPLARSPAGAVGLWQFSKQTAKSYGLACNRWVDERLNVVLSTEVALDFLTDLQKRFGLWELAFAAYNMGYVGMTQVIRKYNTNDFWMLSRLEGALPWETALYVPKIIATAIVAHNVDTFGYSALRMEPPVLADLISVPLATPLQSIAAGAGCTVKEIRHLNPQILTNRVPPVSSGNVDFYMMRVPVGRGDRVARHLASLPSSRYLLEVYTVRLGESLEQIAEDRKIPLSTLMELNGIAPGGVVRSGDTLIVPRRSVTSSPFPFHPVSSPKATVVVPPDVFIYPDRKRVFYRVLVGDVPQTIAEAFGVSLEDLWRWNRLDPSACLQEGMTLQLFVHPTVDLSRVRFLQEQEVDVIANNTEEFFAHFEGKKSRKRIGVRAKPQETIAMIGKRYGLSPGSMERINHRSRSERLKGGEIVIVYVPTSKKGDPPLKVNVLGGSYSNE; this is translated from the coding sequence ATGTTTTTCGGTTGTGCAGTCATTTCAGGAAGTGCTGCTTCGGAGCAAGCGAAGGGGGCAAGGGGGATGGAGGTGCGTGCGCGCGTGCATGAATCTCAGAACAAAGGGAGGAAACCGCTACCTGTTAAGAAAGGGGGGCCCCCCTCCTCACCAGGCGTCCTGGCAGTTCCGTTCTCTTCTCTCGCAGCCCCTAAAAAATCTTTTCCTCCTGTACCTTCGCATGCATCCAAGCCTGACACGAAAGGGAAACAGGGAGTTGCGAAAGAACAGCAGGGGGTAGTGCGGCCTGTAGATACGTATGTCTGTCGGGAGGTCGCTAGTGTTCCTCCCTCTCATGAAGAAGAAAAATTCGGTGTGGAGTCTCCAGAGCTCCGTTCACTTCGGGAGGCGGAGCGTGAAATGTTCCCCCCTGCAGCTGCCCCTCCCGGGTTTCCATGGCCTTCGGAGATTTCTATCCCTCAAGGGGCGCAATGGCCCCGTCTTGAGTCGAGAGGGGCCCCCCCCTTCCTTGATCTGAAGGACTCCCTTTGGTCCAGCAAAGCGGGGAAGGATCGCAGCTGGCTCCGCAAGCTCAGAGTCCCTAGTTTACCTGTTCAATGGGACCCGCGGGTTATCCGATACCTTGAATTTTATAGGTATGATCCTCGTGGACGAACGGTTTTTGCCAATCTGTTTCAGCGCGCAGGTCGGTATCGGGATTTGATTCAACGGGCCCTTCGTCGAAGGAATCTCCCTGAGGACTTGATGTGGTTAGCGATGATTGAAAGCGGGTTCGACCCGCTTGCTCGGTCTCCTGCGGGAGCGGTTGGCTTATGGCAATTTAGCAAGCAGACGGCTAAATCATATGGGCTTGCGTGCAATCGATGGGTAGATGAGCGACTCAATGTGGTTCTATCAACAGAAGTCGCGCTCGATTTTTTAACAGACCTCCAAAAACGGTTTGGGCTTTGGGAGCTCGCCTTTGCAGCGTACAACATGGGATATGTGGGGATGACTCAGGTCATTCGAAAATACAATACCAATGATTTTTGGATGCTCAGTCGATTGGAGGGGGCTCTCCCTTGGGAGACTGCGCTCTATGTGCCCAAAATCATCGCAACCGCCATCGTCGCCCACAATGTAGATACATTTGGATACAGTGCACTCCGTATGGAGCCTCCTGTTTTAGCCGATTTGATTTCGGTCCCATTGGCAACCCCTCTTCAATCGATTGCTGCTGGGGCGGGATGTACTGTTAAAGAGATCCGCCATCTGAATCCTCAGATCTTGACGAACCGTGTGCCCCCCGTCTCATCGGGGAATGTCGATTTTTACATGATGCGAGTTCCGGTTGGGAGGGGGGATAGGGTTGCTCGGCACCTTGCGAGTCTCCCATCTAGCCGTTATTTGCTTGAGGTGTATACCGTGCGTTTAGGTGAATCCCTGGAACAGATCGCAGAAGATCGAAAGATCCCTTTGTCTACCCTGATGGAACTCAATGGCATTGCTCCAGGTGGAGTGGTCCGCAGTGGGGATACTCTGATTGTGCCCCGCAGGTCTGTTACCTCCTCTCCTTTTCCGTTTCACCCCGTCTCTTCTCCTAAAGCGACTGTTGTGGTTCCTCCGGATGTGTTTATTTATCCGGATCGCAAGAGGGTTTTTTATCGGGTTCTCGTTGGTGATGTCCCGCAAACGATCGCAGAGGCATTTGGTGTTTCATTGGAAGATCTATGGCGGTGGAATCGGCTGGATCCTTCTGCTTGCTTGCAAGAAGGGATGACGTTGCAATTATTTGTTCATCCTACAGTGGATTTATCTCGAGTCAGATTCCTCCAAGAGCAAGAAGTTGACGTGATCGCAAATAACACGGAAGAATTTTTTGCTCATTTTGAGGGGAAGAAATCAAGAAAACGAATTGGTGTGAGGGCTAAGCCTCAAGAAACCATTGCGATGATAGGGAAACGGTACGGCCTTTCCCCCGGATCGATGGAGCGTATCAACCACCGCAGCCGCTCGGAACGTCTAAAGGGGGGGGAGATTGTGATTGTTTATGTTCCTACTTCGAAGAAAGGGGATCCCCCTCTAAAAGTAAATGTGTTAGGGGGATCTTATTCTAATGAGTGA
- a CDS encoding metallophosphoesterase: MNRTIVVGDVHGCRKELEALLEQVAFTSSDKLVFVGDLIARGPDSRGVLQVARQVEAVVVRGNHEAKLLAWRSHSPENRSSPLIQLSPMHLAIAQELTEADWALLESTSLWHNLPEHELLIVHAGLLPGLPVEQQEPWTLLHIRGLTPQGTPCAEKQNQRWWGAAYQGPPHVVFGHNAFSEPQIHAWATGIDTGCVYGGKLTALVLSQGEKLPRGEQVKELLISYTAAQAYCPRRGLRP, translated from the coding sequence ATGAATCGTACCATTGTTGTAGGAGACGTTCATGGATGCCGAAAAGAGCTTGAGGCATTGCTTGAACAAGTCGCTTTTACCTCTAGCGACAAACTCGTCTTTGTAGGGGATCTGATCGCACGTGGGCCAGACTCGCGTGGCGTCCTTCAAGTTGCCCGGCAGGTGGAAGCTGTTGTCGTCCGTGGGAATCATGAGGCAAAGCTGTTGGCATGGCGATCGCATTCGCCCGAAAATCGATCCAGCCCACTGATTCAACTCTCCCCGATGCATTTGGCAATCGCTCAAGAGCTAACAGAGGCCGATTGGGCGCTGCTCGAGTCGACTTCACTCTGGCACAATCTCCCCGAGCATGAATTATTAATTGTCCATGCTGGATTGCTCCCTGGCCTCCCCGTTGAACAACAGGAGCCTTGGACCTTGCTCCACATTCGAGGATTGACCCCTCAGGGCACTCCCTGCGCAGAGAAGCAGAATCAACGGTGGTGGGGAGCAGCGTATCAAGGTCCTCCTCATGTTGTATTTGGTCACAACGCTTTTTCCGAACCTCAGATCCATGCCTGGGCTACAGGAATTGACACAGGCTGCGTCTACGGAGGGAAATTGACAGCGTTGGTTCTTTCTCAAGGAGAAAAACTCCCTCGAGGAGAACAAGTTAAAGAGCTTCTAATTTCTTATACAGCAGCGCAAGCCTATTGCCCGCGCAGAGGGTTGCGTCCATAA
- a CDS encoding 50S ribosomal protein L11 methyltransferase, whose product MQPFATEEEAENAVVHLPSSWSPHMNHIVGDSRRDEWKKYLRPFLLCSHVVVCPPWESYIPKPKETVIQLEPGRAFGTGLHESTQLAAAALLIHRSSFYSKETLDVGCGSGISGLTALALVASYAHGTDTDPDSVATAQENAERNGWHSKTKWMLADSNMELGLYDTVVANIEQLTLIELGLFLIRHLAPHGILILSGLLVLQAPSLIETYNSLLLLDTTIQGE is encoded by the coding sequence GTGCAGCCGTTTGCAACGGAAGAAGAAGCTGAAAACGCTGTAGTGCATCTACCCTCTTCGTGGTCTCCACACATGAATCACATTGTGGGGGACAGTCGGCGAGACGAATGGAAAAAATATCTTCGTCCCTTTCTGCTCTGCTCCCATGTTGTTGTCTGCCCTCCGTGGGAATCGTACATTCCGAAACCCAAAGAAACCGTAATTCAACTGGAACCAGGCCGTGCTTTCGGAACGGGACTTCACGAGAGTACCCAACTCGCAGCTGCTGCGCTTTTGATCCATCGGTCCTCATTTTACAGCAAAGAGACCCTCGATGTAGGGTGTGGAAGCGGCATTTCGGGTTTAACAGCGCTCGCTCTCGTTGCATCTTACGCGCACGGCACCGACACTGACCCCGATTCCGTTGCAACCGCACAAGAAAATGCTGAGCGGAATGGATGGCATTCGAAAACCAAATGGATGCTCGCCGACTCAAATATGGAGCTCGGCCTCTATGACACAGTGGTTGCAAATATCGAACAACTTACTCTGATAGAGCTCGGCCTCTTTCTCATTCGACACCTCGCACCTCATGGAATCCTAATCCTTTCAGGACTGCTGGTCCTTCAAGCTCCCTCTTTGATCGAAACATACAATTCTCTTCTGCTGCTCGACACTACCATCCAAGGGGAGTGA
- a CDS encoding RsmE family RNA methyltransferase has product MIRLPLENLEEGARELDRASSHYLGHVLHLQEGEGLIAFDPTSKLQAKAIVVACTSAHWTIEVDRLAPSPQQAVHSICWIQGIPKGEKCDAIMQDATELGATDFWIASYERSIVRLDHLRAKKNVSTGSGLRFKGPGSATDSSHPAFEDHCLRLPY; this is encoded by the coding sequence GTGATTCGGCTCCCACTCGAAAACCTCGAGGAAGGCGCACGGGAGCTCGATCGCGCATCGTCCCATTACTTAGGTCATGTGCTCCATCTACAAGAAGGGGAGGGACTGATTGCTTTCGATCCTACTTCCAAGCTTCAAGCAAAAGCCATCGTAGTGGCTTGCACGTCTGCACACTGGACGATTGAGGTGGATCGTCTGGCACCAAGCCCACAACAAGCTGTACACTCCATATGCTGGATTCAAGGGATACCAAAAGGGGAGAAATGTGATGCAATTATGCAGGACGCAACCGAATTAGGGGCAACCGATTTTTGGATCGCTTCCTACGAGCGAAGTATTGTTCGTCTGGATCATCTACGAGCCAAAAAAAACGTAAGCACTGGGAGCGGATTGCGATTCAAGGGGCCAGGCAGTGCAACCGATTCGAGCCACCCCGCATTCGAGGACCATTGCCTTAGACTACCATATTGA
- a CDS encoding RsmE family RNA methyltransferase has translation MNDIEWNVACFCLYEEATTDFAPLLFSALHHCTPLAIVAGPEGGFSQKEVSLACERGWTPVSLGPSILRTETAAAAVLRATPLFRQN, from the coding sequence TTGAACGATATCGAATGGAACGTTGCCTGTTTTTGTCTTTACGAAGAAGCCACAACCGATTTTGCGCCGTTGCTCTTTTCTGCACTACATCACTGCACGCCTCTCGCGATCGTTGCAGGACCAGAAGGGGGATTCAGTCAAAAAGAGGTTTCCCTAGCCTGTGAACGAGGATGGACTCCTGTTTCATTGGGGCCTTCTATCTTGCGAACGGAAACAGCTGCGGCCGCTGTGTTAAGAGCTACCCCTCTGTTTCGGCAGAATTGA